In Oryza sativa Japonica Group chromosome 11, ASM3414082v1, the following are encoded in one genomic region:
- the LOC112936996 gene encoding uncharacterized protein yields the protein MAVPAVAGFDLNVCLEEDEDGNVPFHLNEPILEDHNVNGFDLNMPLDEFGVVDLDFLQNHAEHDVQNQAPVEGQHRRKDMTEEVTKQVYQALLKDNKNGKLGKKDTRRVADQFGVHIRSVQRLWKRGKIQLTHNIPVVVASHKKGRSGHKAIPLDLEQLRNIPLKQRMTIEDVSSKLGISKSRVQRYLKKGLLRRHSSSIKPYLTDANKKTRLKWCVDMIDRSLVGDPRFKDFFDYVFIDEKWFYLSQKSEKYYLLPEEDEPHRTCKNKNYIPRFMFLCVCARPRFRNGECVFDGKIGCFPLVTYEHAVRSSQNRLRGELVIKPITSITRDVIRDFMVNKVLPAIRAKWPREDVNKSIFIQQDNAPSHLKLDDPDFCEAAREEGFDIRLVCQPPNSPDFNTLDLGFFRAIQAIQYKKEAKTIKDLVPAVEQAFLEYSPWKANRMFVTLQTVLKEAMKVKGGNKIKIPHMQKEKLEREDRLPLQISCEASLLAECIASLPAAN from the exons ATGGCTGTTCCAGCTGTTGCTGGCTTTGATTTGAATGTCTGCCTAGAAGAAGATGAGGACGGCAATGTTCCCTTCCATCTCAACGAGCCAATATTGGAGGATCACAACGTTAATG GATTTGATTTGAACATGCCACTAGATGAATTTGGTGTAGTTGATTTAGATTTTTTACAAAACCACGCTG AACATGATGTACAGAACCAAGCTCCTGTTGAAGGACAGCATCGAAGGAAGGACATGACAGAAGAAGTCACAAAACAAGTGTACCAAGCATTGTTGAAGGACAACAAGAATGGGAAACTAGGCAAGAAAGATACAAGAAGGGTTGCTGATCAATTTGGAGTGCACATTCGATCAGTTCAGCGCTTATGGAAGCGAGGTAAAATCCAACTTACTCATAACATTCCGGTTGTGGTTGCTAGTCACAAGAAGGGTAGATCTGGTCATAAGGCAATCCCTCTTGATTTGGAACAATTGCGCAACATTCCTCTCAAGCAAAGAATGACCATAGAAGATGTGTCTAGTAAACTTGGTATTTCCAAATCTAGAGTACAAAGGTATTTGAAAAAAGGTTTGCTTAGACGGCACTCTAGTAGCATCAAACCATACCTCACAGATGCTAACAAGAAGACTAGGTTGAAGTGGTGTGTTGACATGATTGATCGAAGTTTGGTTGGTGATCCAagatttaaggatttttttgaCTATGTGTTCATTGATGAAAAATGGTTCTACCTCTCTCAAAAATCTGAGAAGTATTACTTGCTACCCGAGGAAGATGAACCACATCGCACTTGTAAGAACAAGAATTACATCCCTAGGTTCATGTTCTTGTGTGTTTGTGCTCGGCCAAGGTTTAGGAATGGAGAATGTGTTTTTGATGGTAAAATTGGTTGTTTTCCACTTGTCACTTATGAACATGCTGTGAGAAGTAGTCAGAATCGTCTTCGTGGAGAACTAGTAATCAAGCCAATAACTTCAATAACAAGAGATGTGATTAGAGATTTCATGGTAAACAAAGTGTTGCCTGCCATTCGAGCCAAATGGCCAAGAGAAGATGTGAACAAATCAATTTTTATACAACAAGACAATGCACCTTCCCATTTGAAATTGGATGATCCTGATTtttgtgaggctgctagggaagaAGGGTTTGACATTCGCCTAGTTTGTCAACCACCCAATTCTCCGGATTTTAACACTCTAGACTTGGGGTTTTTTCGAGCTATTCAAGCAATTCAATACAAAAAGGAGGCAAAGACAATAAAAGATCTAGTTCCAGCCGTGGAACAG GCATTCTTAGAGTACTCTCCATGGAAAGCAAACAGAATGTTTGTAACACTACAAACTGTTTTGAAGGAAGCCATGAAAGTAAAAGGTGGCAACAAGATCAAAATTCCTCACATGCAAAAGGAAAAACTAGAGAGAGAAGATCGGCTGCCATTGCAAATCTCATGTGAAGCATCCTTGCTTGCTGAATGCATTGCTAGTCTCCCTGCAGCAAATTAG